In Quercus robur chromosome 10, dhQueRobu3.1, whole genome shotgun sequence, a genomic segment contains:
- the LOC126702664 gene encoding UDP-arabinopyranose mutase 1-like isoform X1 codes for MAHPITPLSPPLKDELDIVIPTIRNLDFLEMWRPFLQPYHLIIVQDGDPAKVIKVPDGFDYELYNRNDVNRVLGPKASCISFKDSACRCFGFLVSKKKYIFTIDDDCFVAKDPSGKEINALAQHIQNLLTPSTPLFFNTLYDPYREGADFVRGYPFSLREGVSTAISHGLWLNIPDYDAPTQLVKPRERNTSSHRYVDAVMTIPKGTLFPMCGMNLAFDRELIGPAMYFGLMGDGQPIGRYDDMWAGWCAKVICDQLNLGVKTGLPYIWHSKASNPFVNLKKEYKGIYWQEEIIPFFQSIVLSKECTTVQECYVELSKNVKEKLGSVDPYFQKLGDAMVTWIEAWEELNPPKEASAAAEPKSVKKEEPSPKSK; via the exons ATGGCTCACCCAATAACTCCATTGTCACCACCCTTGAAAGACGAGCTAGACATAGTGATCCCCACGATCAGGAACCTGGATTTCTTGGAGATGTGGAGGCCATTCTTGCAGCCATACCACCTCATCATTGTTCAGGATGGTGATCCCGCCAAGGTCATCAAGGTCCCAGATGGGTTCGACTACGAGCTCTACAATAGGAACGATGTGAACCGGGTTCTAGGCCCCAAGGCTAGTTGTATCTCCTTCAAGGACTCTGCCTGTAGATGCTTTGGCTTCTTGGTGTCCAAGAAGAAGTACATCTTCACCATTGATGATGATTGCTTT gTGGCGAAGGATCCGAGCGGGAAAGAGATAAATGCGTTAGCACAACACATACAGAACCTGCTGACACCATCAACACCATTATTCTTCAATACCCTCTATGATCCATATAGGGAAGGAGCTGACTTCGTTCGTGGATACCCCTTTAGCTTGAGAGAGGGAGTGTCTACTGCCATCTCTCATGGGCTTTGGCTCAACATTCCTGACTATGATGCTCCTACTCAGCTTGTCAAGCCTCGTGAGCGCAACACCAG TTCACACAGGTATGTGGATGCTGTCATGACAATTCCAAAAGGCACACTCTTCCCAATGTGTGGGATGAACCTTGCTTTCGACAGGGAACTGATTGGACCTGCAATGTATTTTGGCCTCATGGGTGATGGCCAACCAATTGGCAGATATGACGATATGTGGGCTGGTTGGTGTGCCAAG GTGATATGTGACCAGTTGAATCTAGGGGTGAAGACAGGGTTGCCATACATTTGGCACAGCAAGGCAAGCAACCCATTTGTTAATTTGAAGAAGGAATACAAGGGCATATACTGGCAGGAGGAGATCATTCCATTCTTCCAGTCTATCGTTCTCTCAAAAGAGTGCACGACCGTGCAGGAATGCTATGTTGAGCTCTCAAAGAATGTCAAGGAAAAGCTTGGCTCTGTTGATCCTTACTTTCAGAAGCTTGGGGATGCCATGGTTACCTGGATTGAAGCCTGGGAGGAACTCAATCCACCAAAGGAAGCATCAGCTGCAGCAGAGCCCAAAAGTGTGAAGAAGGAAGAGCCCTCTCCCAAATCAAAGTAG
- the LOC126701701 gene encoding probable WRKY transcription factor 43 → MAPMQNNQMLLLGSSSSSAASTSSSNIENFNSQNLFHGANNKDKMKAETRIQHHEANNISERGEKVTKGDKKIKRHRFAFQTRSHVDILDDGYRWRKYGQKAVKNSKFPRSYYRCTHKGCNVKKQIQRLSKDEEIVVTTYEGMHSHPLEKTTDSFEQILQQLQTPAPS, encoded by the exons ATGGCTCCAATGCAAAACAACCAAATGTTATTACTAGGTTCTTCTAGTTCATCAGCAGCTTCTACTTCCTCATCAAACATAGAGAATTTTAATTCTCAGAATCTTTTTCATGGTGCCAACAACAAGGACAAAATGAAAGCAGAAACCAGAATTCAACATCATGAAGCTAATAACATTTCTGAGAGGGGAGAAAAAGTTACAAAAGGAGACAAGAAGATCAAAAGGCACAGATTTGCATTTCAAACAAGGAGCCATGTTGATATACTCGATGATGGGTACAGATGGAGGAAATATGGGCAAAAGGCAGTGAAGAATAGTAAATTTCCGAG GAGTTACTACAGGTGTACTCATAAAGGCTGCAATGTCAAGAAGCAAATCCAACGCCTTTCCAAAGATGAAGAGATTGTGGtgacaacctatgaagggatGCATTCACATCCACTAGAGAAGACTACTGATAGCTTTGAACAGATCTTGCAACAGTTACAAACACCAGCTCCCTCATGA
- the LOC126702665 gene encoding UDP-arabinopyranose mutase 1-like, translating into MWRPFLQPYHLIIIQDGDPYKVIKVLDGFKYELYNKNNVDRVLGPKARCISFMGSVCRCFGFLVSKKKYIFTIDDNCFVAKDPSRKEINALAEHIQNLLTPSTSLFFNTLYDPYGDGADFVRGYPFSLREGVSTAISHGLWLNIPDYDAPTQLVKPRERNTR; encoded by the exons ATGTGGAGGCCATTCTTGCAGCCATACCACCTCATCATCATTCAGGATGGTGATCCCTACAAGGTCATCAAGGTCTTGGATGGGTTCAAATACGAGCTTTACAATAAGAACAATGTGGACCGAGTTCTAGGTCCCAAGGCTAGATGTATCTCCTTCATGGGCTCTGTCTGTAGATGCTTTGGCTTCTTGGTGTCCAAGAAGAAGTACATCTTCACCATTGATGATAATTGCTTT GTGGCAAAGGATCCGAGCAGGAAAGAGATAAATGCATTAGCAGAACACATACAGAACCTGCTGACACCATCAACATCATTATTCTTCAATACCCTCTATGATCCATATGGGGATGGAGCTGACTTCGTTCGTGGATACCCCTTTAGCTTGAGAGAAGGAGTGTCTACTGCCATCTCTCATGGGCTTTGGCTCAACATTCCTGACTATGATGCCCCTACTCAACTTGTCAAGCCTCGTGAGCGCAACACCAG GTGA
- the LOC126702664 gene encoding UDP-arabinopyranose mutase 1-like isoform X2 translates to MAHPITPLSPPLKDELDIVIPTIRNLDFLEMWRPFLQPYHLIIVQDGDPAKVIKVPDGFDYELYNRNDVNRVLGPKASCISFKDSACRCFGFLVSKKKYIFTIDDDCFVAKDPSGKEINALAQHIQNLLTPSTPLFFNTLYDPYREGADFVRGYPFSLREGVSTAISHGLWLNIPDYDAPTQLVKPRERNTRYVDAVMTIPKGTLFPMCGMNLAFDRELIGPAMYFGLMGDGQPIGRYDDMWAGWCAKVICDQLNLGVKTGLPYIWHSKASNPFVNLKKEYKGIYWQEEIIPFFQSIVLSKECTTVQECYVELSKNVKEKLGSVDPYFQKLGDAMVTWIEAWEELNPPKEASAAAEPKSVKKEEPSPKSK, encoded by the exons ATGGCTCACCCAATAACTCCATTGTCACCACCCTTGAAAGACGAGCTAGACATAGTGATCCCCACGATCAGGAACCTGGATTTCTTGGAGATGTGGAGGCCATTCTTGCAGCCATACCACCTCATCATTGTTCAGGATGGTGATCCCGCCAAGGTCATCAAGGTCCCAGATGGGTTCGACTACGAGCTCTACAATAGGAACGATGTGAACCGGGTTCTAGGCCCCAAGGCTAGTTGTATCTCCTTCAAGGACTCTGCCTGTAGATGCTTTGGCTTCTTGGTGTCCAAGAAGAAGTACATCTTCACCATTGATGATGATTGCTTT gTGGCGAAGGATCCGAGCGGGAAAGAGATAAATGCGTTAGCACAACACATACAGAACCTGCTGACACCATCAACACCATTATTCTTCAATACCCTCTATGATCCATATAGGGAAGGAGCTGACTTCGTTCGTGGATACCCCTTTAGCTTGAGAGAGGGAGTGTCTACTGCCATCTCTCATGGGCTTTGGCTCAACATTCCTGACTATGATGCTCCTACTCAGCTTGTCAAGCCTCGTGAGCGCAACACCAG GTATGTGGATGCTGTCATGACAATTCCAAAAGGCACACTCTTCCCAATGTGTGGGATGAACCTTGCTTTCGACAGGGAACTGATTGGACCTGCAATGTATTTTGGCCTCATGGGTGATGGCCAACCAATTGGCAGATATGACGATATGTGGGCTGGTTGGTGTGCCAAG GTGATATGTGACCAGTTGAATCTAGGGGTGAAGACAGGGTTGCCATACATTTGGCACAGCAAGGCAAGCAACCCATTTGTTAATTTGAAGAAGGAATACAAGGGCATATACTGGCAGGAGGAGATCATTCCATTCTTCCAGTCTATCGTTCTCTCAAAAGAGTGCACGACCGTGCAGGAATGCTATGTTGAGCTCTCAAAGAATGTCAAGGAAAAGCTTGGCTCTGTTGATCCTTACTTTCAGAAGCTTGGGGATGCCATGGTTACCTGGATTGAAGCCTGGGAGGAACTCAATCCACCAAAGGAAGCATCAGCTGCAGCAGAGCCCAAAAGTGTGAAGAAGGAAGAGCCCTCTCCCAAATCAAAGTAG